In Marinobacter sp. LQ44, the following are encoded in one genomic region:
- a CDS encoding tetratricopeptide repeat protein, with protein sequence MKISNVVRVSLLSAAIALSLTGCNSEPDMSQDDIQYISHLDQARFFQRQGELRASTIEARSAIQMQPERFDPYFVIINNLLTAGDAVNAERQLDQFLENRSEDALTQSQMNQAALIRAESRILQGKTAEAVQALDQISSPSRDQELKADNLRGQAWLSAGNFDRAETAYTDALQRNDQNVTAAVGLSRIAAARGDIAKARELLSQAETIDSDHEDIWLWKAQLAHSQEQWAEAEQNYIRALETIGQYDVMTYRKYQTISALVTVLRQQGKSAEAFVYEEILAKSGPGTIKSNLEAAAAAYNDGDLDTAARFLQEVLNQAPGHQQSALMLGVIRFRQGRTEEAASLLEPLAEMNDTDGVRKLLAATRISMRDPQGAKTLLDDLKDRDSDPQTLALVGIASLASGDDQSGRQLINRALELQPDNHNLRLRYATYLAQREDYEAAISQARQIPAEAPESTQATILVSQAQMASGNPDAAHKALDDLLRKEPANVAALIAKGNLAGNTGNMDNARKFFEMAHKAAPDNPTPLVGLGNLARLRDDNDTARELYTQAVRLAPDNRGALQAIANLLPRDDLTELMRSIREDNPEAAGPRLILLETALIENNTSEADELTAQLMERQQADAPAPTEPLVATVYDGIATQMVQRGQTERALQILNRGRTLFPDNEDMALKVASIEFRNGNTAAARDALRDAKQHNPESPAPYQLEASYYESQGEHQQAAELYQLALTKRNTPELQVARARALSSAGQPTAALESLEQAREQFPNNTRIMLSLAMAHQQTDQQDKAKASYEQLVSLSPTNAVALNNLAWLYYETGDNRALDTARKAYELVPDSAAVADTYGWILFESGEHQQSLVVLEKAHELDPGSREIAMHLVEAYRAAGRDDDARRILTKLDNEA encoded by the coding sequence ATGAAAATCAGTAACGTTGTAAGAGTGTCGCTGCTTTCAGCTGCCATCGCGTTAAGCCTGACTGGCTGCAACAGCGAGCCGGACATGTCACAGGACGACATTCAGTATATCAGCCACCTTGACCAGGCGCGGTTCTTCCAACGCCAGGGAGAGTTAAGAGCGAGCACTATTGAGGCTCGCAGCGCCATCCAGATGCAACCTGAGCGCTTTGACCCCTACTTCGTCATCATCAACAACCTGCTGACCGCAGGAGATGCTGTTAACGCCGAGCGCCAGCTTGACCAATTCCTGGAGAACCGGTCCGAAGACGCCCTTACCCAGTCCCAGATGAACCAGGCCGCGTTAATCCGCGCGGAATCCAGGATATTGCAGGGAAAAACCGCAGAAGCTGTCCAGGCGCTGGATCAGATTAGCTCACCCTCTCGGGACCAGGAACTCAAGGCGGATAACCTGAGGGGCCAGGCCTGGTTATCGGCCGGCAATTTTGATCGGGCCGAGACAGCCTATACTGACGCCCTTCAACGCAACGATCAGAATGTCACCGCCGCGGTCGGATTATCCAGAATCGCCGCCGCCCGGGGCGACATTGCCAAAGCCCGCGAACTGCTCAGCCAGGCAGAAACCATCGATTCTGACCATGAAGACATCTGGCTATGGAAAGCACAACTCGCCCACTCACAGGAACAATGGGCCGAGGCAGAGCAAAACTATATCCGCGCACTGGAAACGATTGGCCAGTACGACGTGATGACTTACCGAAAGTACCAGACCATCTCAGCTCTGGTAACGGTTCTTCGCCAGCAAGGCAAATCAGCAGAAGCCTTTGTTTATGAAGAAATCCTTGCCAAGTCCGGGCCCGGAACCATCAAGAGCAACCTTGAAGCTGCAGCCGCCGCCTATAACGATGGAGATCTCGATACCGCTGCTCGCTTTTTACAGGAAGTGCTGAACCAGGCGCCCGGGCACCAGCAAAGTGCGCTGATGCTGGGCGTTATCCGTTTCCGGCAGGGCCGCACTGAAGAAGCAGCCAGCCTGCTGGAACCCCTCGCGGAGATGAACGACACCGACGGTGTTCGCAAGCTTCTGGCCGCAACCAGAATCTCCATGCGAGACCCCCAGGGCGCCAAAACACTGCTTGACGACCTCAAGGATCGCGACAGCGACCCACAAACTCTGGCTCTGGTTGGCATCGCTTCTCTCGCCAGCGGTGACGACCAGAGTGGCCGCCAACTCATCAACAGGGCCCTCGAACTGCAACCGGATAACCACAATCTTCGGCTGCGCTACGCCACCTACCTTGCCCAACGCGAGGACTATGAGGCCGCCATCAGCCAGGCTCGCCAGATTCCAGCAGAGGCTCCTGAATCGACCCAGGCCACGATACTCGTGAGCCAGGCGCAGATGGCCTCAGGCAATCCCGACGCCGCACATAAGGCCTTGGACGACCTACTGCGAAAAGAGCCGGCAAACGTGGCCGCTTTAATTGCAAAAGGCAACCTGGCCGGCAACACCGGCAACATGGACAACGCCCGGAAATTTTTTGAGATGGCACACAAAGCGGCACCCGACAACCCGACGCCTCTGGTAGGGCTCGGTAACCTGGCCCGGTTACGCGATGATAATGACACCGCCCGAGAACTCTATACTCAGGCCGTAAGGCTGGCGCCCGACAACCGCGGAGCACTGCAAGCAATTGCCAACCTCCTGCCCAGAGACGACCTAACCGAGTTGATGCGAAGCATACGCGAGGACAACCCGGAAGCGGCAGGGCCGCGCCTGATTCTTCTTGAGACAGCACTCATTGAGAACAACACCTCCGAAGCCGACGAACTCACTGCCCAGCTGATGGAGCGGCAGCAAGCGGATGCGCCAGCTCCCACCGAGCCACTGGTCGCCACAGTGTACGACGGTATCGCAACGCAAATGGTACAGCGTGGACAAACCGAACGGGCGCTACAGATACTCAATCGGGGCCGCACCTTGTTCCCGGATAACGAAGACATGGCCCTGAAAGTGGCCTCTATCGAATTCCGTAATGGCAATACCGCTGCCGCCAGGGACGCTCTGAGGGACGCAAAACAACACAACCCCGAATCCCCAGCCCCATATCAGCTGGAAGCCAGCTATTACGAGAGCCAAGGTGAACACCAACAAGCCGCTGAGCTCTATCAGCTCGCACTCACCAAACGAAACACCCCAGAGCTGCAAGTTGCCCGAGCCAGAGCACTCAGTAGTGCAGGCCAACCCACCGCGGCACTGGAATCTCTTGAACAGGCCAGGGAGCAGTTCCCGAACAACACCAGAATCATGCTCAGCCTGGCCATGGCACATCAGCAGACGGACCAACAAGACAAAGCCAAGGCGAGTTACGAACAGCTGGTATCGCTCAGCCCGACCAATGCGGTAGCCCTTAACAACCTGGCATGGTTGTATTACGAAACGGGTGATAATCGGGCCTTGGACACTGCCAGGAAAGCCTACGAACTGGTCCCCGACAGCGCAGCGGTGGCGGATACCTATGGCTGGATACTGTTTGAATCCGGTGAGCACCAACAAAGCCTTGTCGTGCTTGAGAAGGCGCACGAGCTGGACCCAGGCTCCCGCGAAATTGCCATGCATCTGGTGGAGGCCTACAGGGCAGCCGGCAGGGATGACGACGCCAGGCGAATTCTGACCAAGCTGGATAACGAGGCCTGA
- a CDS encoding glycosyltransferase has product MDILIVYASSGRGLKKDADILQSTITSMGHDCRVENLPPTSEWRSRLSHYRYRLISRYLPKSVGNLYYNIRAAIAKAKPCKSKVELVIHLENLQLSNLNRSRNHWLIPNQEWFIESRLPYLRFVDRIQCKTRHAVEVFSRLHSNAAYLGFTGTEKASSPRLADKAPNLAIHIAGNSQFKGTRAVLDCWLQHPEWPKLIVISQHLKASDYSSDNIEIASNLTNQEIEMLWQKARFAVLPSEVEGYGQVLAEALANGCVTVTTDAPPMNELVEECRGYLAEPEENQPFRLGTRFKVSKRSLQKVIDKALSESPEHLDRIAHNATQWYALNHQAFLSRLTKAVNELAEQPQDQSGRAPQEKPVR; this is encoded by the coding sequence ATGGACATCCTCATCGTTTATGCCAGCAGTGGGCGCGGGTTAAAAAAAGATGCTGATATTCTTCAGTCCACAATTACATCCATGGGCCACGATTGTCGGGTAGAAAACCTTCCACCAACTTCGGAATGGCGAAGCCGGCTGTCCCACTACCGGTATCGACTCATCAGCCGGTATTTGCCAAAGAGTGTCGGCAATCTTTACTACAACATCCGAGCAGCCATCGCGAAGGCAAAGCCGTGTAAGTCAAAGGTGGAACTGGTCATCCATCTGGAAAACCTCCAGCTGTCCAACCTCAACCGCAGCAGAAACCACTGGTTGATTCCCAATCAAGAGTGGTTCATAGAGTCACGCCTGCCTTACCTCCGGTTTGTTGACCGTATTCAATGCAAAACCCGGCACGCCGTTGAGGTATTTTCCCGCCTGCATTCGAATGCGGCATATCTGGGGTTTACCGGTACCGAAAAAGCATCCTCCCCAAGGCTGGCAGATAAAGCCCCTAATCTGGCAATACACATAGCCGGCAACAGCCAATTCAAAGGCACGCGTGCAGTACTAGATTGCTGGCTACAACATCCGGAGTGGCCGAAACTGATCGTTATCAGCCAACACTTGAAAGCTTCGGACTACAGCAGCGATAACATTGAAATCGCAAGCAATCTGACCAATCAGGAAATAGAAATGCTGTGGCAAAAGGCGCGCTTTGCGGTTTTGCCATCAGAGGTAGAAGGTTACGGGCAGGTGTTGGCTGAAGCGCTGGCAAACGGATGCGTAACGGTCACCACGGATGCCCCACCGATGAATGAACTGGTTGAAGAGTGTCGCGGCTATCTTGCAGAGCCAGAGGAAAACCAGCCTTTCCGGCTGGGCACCCGGTTTAAGGTTTCAAAACGCAGCCTGCAGAAGGTCATAGACAAGGCACTCAGCGAATCGCCAGAGCACCTGGATCGCATAGCCCACAATGCCACCCAGTGGTATGCTTTGAATCACCAAGCGTTCCTGAGCCGTCTCACAAAGGCCGTCAACGAACTGGCCGAACAACCTCAAGACCAATCCGGGCGAGCGCCTCAGGAAAAGCCCGTTCGATAA
- a CDS encoding PEP-CTERM sorting domain-containing protein — MNKLTQGIALAAVVGFSGFAQAAYIDAVANGNAPGAAAEQTVPGDNDYATRVAGTWTADAPLYSVGDSVLFGHNLTSTSADPFKLTFTYLGKEAADNNQFYWGDTLVFDTNSTPDDSFSAVFYGGLAALLDFKFINGSGVEIKNDANNGGQFNNIAKPNSSTNFNLFFVEEDYFIISLDDGYVGDDNHDDMVIAVRASKVPEPGTLALLGLGLAGIAVRMKGRKKA, encoded by the coding sequence ATGAACAAACTTACACAAGGCATCGCACTGGCAGCCGTAGTTGGTTTTTCCGGTTTCGCACAGGCAGCCTACATTGACGCCGTTGCCAACGGAAATGCCCCCGGCGCAGCCGCCGAGCAAACCGTACCCGGCGATAACGATTACGCAACCCGCGTTGCCGGCACCTGGACTGCTGACGCCCCGCTATATAGCGTTGGTGACTCAGTGTTGTTCGGGCACAACCTCACCTCAACCTCAGCAGATCCGTTCAAGCTGACCTTTACCTACCTTGGCAAAGAAGCAGCCGACAACAACCAGTTCTACTGGGGTGACACTTTGGTATTCGATACCAACAGCACTCCCGACGATTCTTTCAGTGCCGTCTTCTACGGAGGCTTGGCAGCACTGCTGGATTTCAAATTCATTAACGGATCCGGTGTTGAAATAAAGAACGACGCAAATAATGGCGGTCAGTTCAATAACATCGCCAAGCCGAACTCGAGCACAAACTTCAACCTGTTCTTTGTTGAAGAGGATTACTTCATCATCAGCCTGGACGATGGCTACGTTGGCGATGATAACCATGACGACATGGTTATTGCCGTTCGTGCATCCAAAGTCCCTGAGCCTGGCACCCTGGCTCTGTTGGGCCTCGGCCTGGCCGGTATCGCAGTGCGTATGAAGGGCCGTAAAAAAGCCTGA
- a CDS encoding GNAT family N-acetyltransferase → MTFTVRRLSEDDFFGLKASWGELLERSDADPLFMSWAWQVSWWETWNQALELELLLLGVYSESDELVGLAPLYLKSVRTPLGWRVRRLHVIGNAWKLGPTVRTEYVGLIVDRTYQKPVMRRLADCLAGFAWDEMIVADASPRSMNLLEPALSESTSIARLVRSEAEGVLVPVESGYRRWLERLGKNTRLKAFNRRAVFESEVAGEYVPWDDPESFFQELNQFHRERWGKPCFDRHAVRFHLTFLSRLGVGQLARLSALKARGQVVSVLYDVQAGNRVYNLQAGFMESFHPKLSLGTLHLGYAIEAAFHDDTVIGYDLLAGSGKNTFYKSRFQGEQVVFTTVEYVRSPVLKLAYGVRACLPQQLVSSVNRFFRL, encoded by the coding sequence GTTATTTATGAGCTGGGCATGGCAGGTCTCCTGGTGGGAGACCTGGAACCAGGCGCTGGAACTGGAACTGCTGTTATTGGGTGTCTACAGCGAGTCTGACGAACTGGTTGGCCTTGCTCCGTTGTATTTGAAGTCGGTCAGAACGCCTTTGGGCTGGCGGGTTCGTCGGCTCCATGTGATTGGTAACGCCTGGAAGCTCGGCCCTACTGTGCGAACCGAGTACGTTGGGCTGATTGTGGATCGCACATATCAAAAGCCTGTGATGAGGCGACTCGCCGATTGCCTGGCTGGGTTCGCCTGGGACGAGATGATCGTGGCAGATGCGTCGCCCAGATCCATGAATTTATTGGAGCCGGCGCTGTCAGAAAGTACGAGTATTGCCCGGCTGGTCAGAAGCGAAGCGGAAGGGGTTCTTGTTCCAGTTGAGTCTGGCTACAGGCGTTGGTTGGAACGACTGGGAAAGAACACCCGCCTGAAGGCGTTCAACCGCCGAGCAGTGTTCGAAAGCGAAGTTGCAGGTGAATATGTTCCCTGGGACGACCCTGAGAGCTTTTTCCAGGAGTTGAATCAGTTCCATCGTGAGCGTTGGGGCAAGCCTTGTTTTGACCGGCACGCGGTGCGCTTTCATCTGACTTTCCTCAGCCGGTTGGGTGTTGGCCAATTAGCCAGGCTCTCGGCGCTGAAGGCCAGGGGGCAGGTGGTCTCAGTGCTCTATGATGTACAGGCGGGCAACCGTGTATACAACTTGCAGGCGGGCTTTATGGAGAGTTTCCACCCAAAGCTGTCGCTGGGCACCCTGCATTTAGGCTACGCCATCGAGGCCGCATTTCATGATGACACCGTGATTGGTTACGATCTACTGGCCGGTTCTGGTAAGAATACGTTTTACAAAAGCCGCTTTCAGGGCGAGCAGGTGGTTTTTACCACAGTGGAGTATGTTCGTTCTCCAGTGTTAAAACTGGCGTATGGTGTCCGGGCCTGTTTGCCCCAACAACTTGTGTCTTCCGTTAATCGATTTTTTCGTCTTTAG
- the prsR gene encoding PEP-CTERM-box response regulator transcription factor has product MKQLLIVEDDPGLQSQMRWCFSDDIDVSVASDREAALTALRRLEPQVVTLDLGLPPDPGGASEGFALLEDILRLAPMTKVIVVTGREDKENAVKAIGMGASDFYQKPLDADILTFVVNRAFRLAGLERENRELAGQGNGTSIKGIVAASPEMLAICRTVEKVAPADVTTLITGETGTGKELLAKALHDLSHRADKPFAAINCAAIPENLLESELFGFEKGSFTGATQSKKGKIESANGGTLFLDEIGDMPMALQAKLLRFLQERVVDRVGSVKPIPVDVRVVCATHRNVQHLISQGEFREDLYYRISEITLDVPALREREGDALVIAQSLLKTLGKQLDRPNLCFSEDAVQAINAYGWPGNVREMINKVKRAIIMADGKRITADDLVLPADGCEADYQLNLRQVREAAERKAIIQALTTSNFNMAQASRLLGVTRPTLYNLTDKYRIETSTATSGV; this is encoded by the coding sequence GTGAAGCAGCTACTGATTGTAGAAGACGACCCCGGCCTGCAGAGCCAGATGCGCTGGTGTTTCAGCGACGACATTGACGTATCTGTTGCCTCAGATCGTGAGGCCGCGCTCACGGCCCTCCGACGCCTTGAACCCCAAGTAGTCACTCTGGACCTGGGCTTGCCACCGGACCCAGGCGGAGCCTCTGAAGGCTTTGCCCTGCTGGAAGACATTTTACGCCTGGCACCCATGACCAAAGTGATTGTCGTGACCGGCCGGGAAGACAAAGAAAACGCGGTCAAAGCCATTGGCATGGGCGCCTCCGATTTCTACCAGAAGCCGCTGGACGCCGACATCCTTACCTTCGTGGTCAACCGCGCCTTCCGACTCGCAGGGCTCGAGAGAGAGAATCGTGAACTGGCCGGCCAGGGCAACGGCACCAGTATCAAAGGCATTGTTGCCGCCAGCCCTGAAATGCTAGCCATCTGCCGTACGGTTGAAAAAGTCGCCCCTGCAGACGTTACTACTCTGATTACCGGAGAAACCGGCACTGGCAAGGAACTGCTGGCCAAGGCACTGCACGACCTCAGCCACCGGGCTGACAAACCTTTTGCCGCCATCAACTGTGCCGCCATCCCGGAGAACCTTCTGGAAAGTGAGCTGTTCGGGTTTGAAAAGGGCTCGTTTACCGGCGCGACGCAGTCGAAGAAAGGCAAAATTGAAAGCGCCAATGGGGGAACCCTGTTCCTCGATGAGATCGGCGACATGCCCATGGCCCTGCAAGCAAAACTGTTGCGGTTCCTGCAGGAACGAGTGGTAGACAGAGTGGGTTCAGTCAAACCCATACCGGTAGACGTCCGGGTGGTCTGCGCGACCCATAGAAATGTTCAGCACCTGATCAGCCAGGGTGAGTTCCGGGAAGACCTTTACTACCGGATCAGTGAAATCACCCTGGATGTGCCAGCCCTGCGGGAGCGTGAAGGCGATGCTCTGGTAATAGCCCAGTCGTTGCTGAAAACCCTTGGCAAGCAGCTCGACCGACCCAACCTGTGTTTCTCCGAAGACGCTGTACAGGCCATTAATGCCTATGGCTGGCCAGGGAACGTGCGGGAGATGATCAACAAAGTGAAACGGGCCATCATTATGGCTGACGGCAAACGGATTACCGCAGACGACCTGGTGCTCCCCGCCGACGGCTGTGAAGCTGACTACCAGCTAAACCTTCGCCAGGTTCGTGAAGCGGCGGAACGTAAAGCGATCATACAGGCGTTGACCACCAGCAACTTTAATATGGCGCAGGCTTCGAGACTGCTGGGGGTCACCCGCCCAACGCTCTATAACCTCACAGACAAATACCGGATTGAGACCTCCACCGCGACAAGCGGTGTGTGA
- a CDS encoding exosortase/archaeosortase family protein, which produces MSREWIPSPQVVRQLWPFLATFCLIVLVTFPTIEGIVSRWLKLDESYSHGFLLAAISLFLTARAAMIHPVKAGFYPFWLVPLTACFVVYWLGGLIRLQALQQLVMVPMLLSAFAVLMGWRQVRWFLVPLGLLFLTVPVWDFLSWTLQLITVAVNQFLLGFASIEFEVEGVFVYLIGVGTFEVAHGCSGLRYLLVGQALVLIYGEMYLSRLRSRVTLFCLGVAFALVANWIRVFVIIYLGYETNMQSSLIDDHDNFGWWVFAGTLVPLYFIARRLEIKDDLAIAQQKAREPESMYPSGNPAIAVVVIMIAGLSTWIALPERTSAVSSQPAALALDLSEHYGPVFGAQLAGWRPQIRNPDRVYVQTLFDREEVRAGQGAEVTYYFGVFTYEFQRHRAELIQYSNRLYDREVWTPEHFFNVPNSQNLPVQGITLRNRMTGQRIHLGYTYLVQGQWETDQWRAKLAQVSGFFNHRDDASLLITAISCENCNAEEALTGFIERAFPEALARIGLEVVRPVR; this is translated from the coding sequence ATGAGCAGGGAATGGATTCCGAGTCCGCAGGTAGTCAGGCAACTTTGGCCTTTTCTGGCGACCTTCTGCCTTATTGTTCTAGTCACTTTCCCGACGATCGAAGGGATTGTGTCACGCTGGCTCAAACTGGATGAGTCCTACTCTCACGGATTCTTGTTGGCCGCGATTTCTCTGTTCCTGACTGCCCGGGCAGCAATGATCCATCCGGTTAAAGCCGGCTTTTATCCTTTTTGGCTGGTGCCGCTCACGGCGTGCTTTGTGGTGTACTGGCTGGGTGGGTTGATTCGCCTTCAGGCGTTACAGCAACTGGTTATGGTGCCCATGTTACTCAGCGCCTTCGCGGTATTGATGGGGTGGCGCCAGGTACGGTGGTTTCTGGTGCCCCTTGGGCTCCTGTTCCTGACCGTTCCGGTCTGGGACTTCCTTTCCTGGACGCTCCAGTTAATCACGGTCGCTGTTAATCAGTTCCTTCTTGGTTTTGCGAGCATTGAGTTTGAGGTTGAAGGGGTCTTTGTTTACCTGATTGGCGTAGGCACCTTTGAGGTCGCGCATGGGTGTTCCGGCCTGCGTTATCTGCTGGTTGGGCAGGCGCTCGTACTGATTTACGGAGAGATGTATCTTTCCCGCCTGAGGTCGCGCGTCACCTTGTTCTGCCTCGGGGTCGCGTTTGCGCTGGTTGCGAATTGGATTCGCGTATTCGTTATTATCTATCTGGGTTATGAGACGAACATGCAGTCCAGCCTGATCGATGATCACGACAACTTCGGTTGGTGGGTGTTTGCCGGTACCCTGGTGCCGCTCTACTTCATAGCACGACGTCTTGAAATCAAAGACGATTTGGCGATTGCGCAACAAAAGGCTAGAGAGCCGGAAAGCATGTATCCGAGCGGAAATCCGGCCATTGCGGTTGTGGTCATCATGATTGCAGGGCTTTCCACCTGGATTGCGCTGCCAGAGCGGACGTCGGCCGTCAGTTCTCAACCGGCGGCGTTGGCCCTGGACCTGAGTGAACATTATGGGCCCGTATTCGGGGCGCAACTGGCGGGCTGGAGACCTCAGATACGCAACCCGGACCGTGTGTATGTTCAAACACTGTTCGACCGGGAAGAGGTCCGGGCGGGGCAGGGTGCTGAAGTGACGTATTATTTTGGGGTCTTCACCTATGAATTCCAGCGGCACAGAGCAGAGCTGATCCAGTACAGTAATCGCTTGTATGATCGGGAGGTTTGGACGCCCGAGCACTTTTTTAATGTTCCAAACTCTCAGAACCTGCCGGTGCAGGGTATTACCTTACGCAACCGCATGACAGGCCAGAGGATACATCTGGGCTACACCTACCTCGTACAGGGGCAGTGGGAAACTGATCAGTGGCGGGCCAAGCTGGCGCAGGTGTCAGGTTTTTTCAACCACCGTGATGATGCCAGTCTGCTGATTACTGCGATTAGTTGTGAGAACTGCAATGCTGAAGAGGCATTGACGGGTTTTATCGAACGGGCTTTTCCTGAGGCGCTCGCCCGGATTGGTCTTGAGGTTGTTCGGCCAGTTCGTTGA
- a CDS encoding PA14 domain-containing protein gives MAAKKILGLGVVVVFLGGCQSWQFRDIEKLPPTAAIPEVSEPGKVDVWYFDGISGNYVQSMVDAEKFPDSPDEITELNQLRRAANRANNYGTLIRGYLEPPTTGEYTFYIAGDDETQLWLSPSQSPEDIVRIASTMATPLDNFTRYSSQTSGIHYLEAGQKYYFELRHKEGGWDDHFTVAWSGPGLNQQVIDGPYLHSFAQKKPGAQPELTTEDAYELGYRIGFFDGEKGLPYNAQYPPLDEDGDGLYDNWEIYYGLDPTDPADAMSDTDGDLLTALDEFWARTDPNLADTDGDGIPDSYEYAYGLDPTDPTDASRDLDGDGYSVLEEYLAGTNPLDPEDFPAPEATYQPGYVGQYFTGVNFDSFVYTQRDNSINFNWGSGSPSANMPNNNFSIRWQGWFTPPHTEGTREYTFATRTDDGVRLFLDGNLVINQWKNQSATTYTSTASLPAEIPVAVTMEYFESGWDASASLVISDTATGQNLNPENVVQTLSLDSPTSDSSLNDGIDDLYKLRYGLPLLQPVADQVFNDSGITVLQAYQSGLHPYTLETVSEPDAPVTSEPSDNGASAGSVTLSWTPPLTRVDGSSISLSEISGYVINYGQAPTNMPQILEVPAGTTEARIEGLSSGDWYFTIRVIDTNGLSSEPSDPVQYSVQ, from the coding sequence ATGGCTGCCAAGAAGATTCTCGGCCTCGGTGTGGTGGTGGTTTTCCTCGGTGGTTGCCAGAGTTGGCAGTTTCGGGACATTGAAAAACTACCGCCTACTGCTGCTATTCCGGAAGTCAGCGAACCGGGAAAGGTGGATGTCTGGTATTTTGACGGCATATCGGGCAACTATGTTCAAAGCATGGTAGATGCCGAAAAATTTCCGGACTCACCTGACGAAATTACAGAACTCAACCAGTTAAGGCGCGCAGCCAACCGGGCCAACAATTACGGCACCTTGATTCGTGGCTATTTAGAACCCCCCACAACGGGTGAATACACCTTCTACATTGCAGGTGACGACGAAACTCAACTCTGGCTCTCACCTTCACAGTCTCCGGAAGATATCGTTCGAATCGCCTCAACCATGGCGACCCCCCTCGATAACTTCACCCGCTACAGCTCACAAACTTCGGGCATTCATTACCTTGAGGCCGGGCAAAAATACTACTTCGAGCTGAGACACAAAGAAGGCGGCTGGGATGACCACTTTACCGTGGCCTGGTCCGGGCCCGGGCTGAATCAACAAGTGATTGACGGCCCTTACCTGCACAGCTTTGCGCAAAAAAAGCCAGGTGCCCAACCTGAACTGACCACCGAAGATGCCTATGAGCTCGGTTACCGAATTGGCTTCTTCGATGGCGAAAAAGGCTTGCCGTATAACGCCCAATATCCACCGTTGGATGAAGATGGTGATGGCCTCTACGACAACTGGGAAATCTATTATGGCCTGGACCCTACAGACCCAGCGGATGCGATGTCAGACACCGACGGAGACCTGCTTACAGCACTGGATGAATTCTGGGCGCGCACAGATCCCAACCTTGCAGATACCGACGGCGATGGCATTCCCGATAGTTACGAATACGCTTACGGCCTTGATCCCACTGACCCAACCGATGCCTCGCGAGACCTGGATGGAGACGGATACTCTGTACTCGAGGAATACCTTGCTGGCACAAACCCACTGGACCCTGAAGATTTCCCTGCACCTGAGGCAACCTATCAGCCAGGATACGTTGGCCAGTATTTCACAGGCGTAAACTTTGACAGCTTTGTTTACACTCAGCGAGACAACTCCATTAATTTCAACTGGGGAAGTGGCAGCCCGTCTGCCAATATGCCCAATAATAATTTCAGTATTCGGTGGCAGGGCTGGTTTACTCCACCGCACACGGAAGGCACGCGCGAATACACGTTTGCCACAAGAACGGATGACGGTGTTCGCCTTTTCCTTGATGGCAACCTGGTCATCAATCAGTGGAAAAACCAATCAGCCACCACCTATACCAGTACTGCCAGCCTCCCGGCCGAGATTCCCGTAGCGGTAACTATGGAATACTTTGAATCAGGATGGGACGCCTCTGCGAGTCTGGTGATATCCGATACAGCGACCGGGCAAAACCTTAATCCGGAAAACGTGGTGCAAACCCTCTCTCTTGATAGCCCCACCAGCGACAGCTCACTCAACGACGGCATAGACGACCTGTACAAGCTCCGATACGGCTTACCGCTGCTACAACCTGTCGCCGATCAAGTCTTTAATGACAGCGGTATTACCGTGTTGCAGGCTTACCAGTCAGGACTTCACCCGTACACACTTGAGACCGTATCTGAACCGGATGCGCCGGTAACCAGCGAACCATCTGATAATGGCGCCAGCGCGGGCAGTGTCACGCTATCCTGGACCCCGCCCCTTACACGCGTAGACGGCAGCAGTATCTCACTCAGCGAAATCTCCGGGTATGTGATCAACTACGGCCAAGCGCCAACAAACATGCCCCAGATCCTGGAGGTTCCAGCGGGCACAACTGAAGCAAGGATAGAAGGGCTCTCCTCGGGAGATTGGTACTTCACTATAAGGGTGATTGACACCAACGGACTGAGTAGCGAACCGTCAGATCCGGTTCAGTACAGTGTGCAGTAA